One segment of Macrotis lagotis isolate mMagLag1 chromosome 1, bilby.v1.9.chrom.fasta, whole genome shotgun sequence DNA contains the following:
- the FAM83D gene encoding protein FAM83D: MASPSQLLDDLAASCLSPRGPPNLPELYSEARRLAVEELVAGGRDAFVAFLRRENVPCFLSEEEIQGILQAAQPPRPRGEDGGPDESFASSQDCSSLTYFPERSDVEPPALELGWPAFYRGAYRGPTRVEAHFQPCFQDSPYGCKDAVRGQIRSAREVIAVVMESFTDIDIFRDLREVCRKQGVAVYILLDQALIHHFLDMCVNLRVHPEQEKLMTIRTITGNTYYARSGTKIVGKIHEKFMLIDGIRVATGSYGFTWTDGKLNSSNLVVLSGQVVEHFDLEFRILYAQSKPISAKLLSVCRNSDKFDHLINRKPLSRELTLGNLLRMRLARLSSTPNKVDVDSDAPVEEKMETNFYDPETSTISEEDCLSQEAELEFIKASDVSTQTEPWEKMLMISTCDEETQTHVPTVCNGTQTVVATRVTGSQTMVLSKSVTTQTVSEPVEPTFSQGTHLKDVSPASKMSTAPSTSSSVRSFSSLSSQGSVASSVGSYSSNRATEFLNPGYPKHSGNPQRDVCLRDSFRNLNKERAFHFAGVRSRLNHMLTLLSRRTVLAENYLGCNPGSYTRTPLSGVGNSLLAIRDIALYHSYR; the protein is encoded by the exons ATGGCCTCGCCGTCGCAGCTCCTGGATGACCTGGCCGCCTCGTGCCTCTCCCCCCGCGGCCCTCCCAACCTGCCCGAGCTGTACAGCGAGGCGCGGCGGCTGGCCGTGGAGGAGCTGGTGGCCGGCGGCCGGGACGCCTTCGTCGCCTTCCTGCGGCGGGAGAACGTGCCCTGCTTCCTCTCGGAGGAGGAGATCCAGGGCATCCTGCAGGCCGCCCAGCCGCCGCGGCCGCGCGGGGAGGACGGCGGCCCCGACGAGTCCTTCGCCTCGTCCCAGGACTGCTCCTCGCTCACCTACTTCCCGGAGCGCTCGGACGTGGAGCCGCCGGCGCTGGAGCTGGGCTGGCCCGCCTTCTACCGCGGCGCCTACCGCGGCCCCACGCGGGTGGAGGCGCACTTCCAGCCCTGCTTCCAGGACTCGCCCTACGGCTGCAAGGACGCGGTGCGCGGCCAGATCCGCTCGGCCCGGGAG GTGATTGCTGTGGTTATGGAATCATTCACAGATATTGACATCTTCAGAGACCTACGGGAAGTGTGTAGGAAGCAAGGGGTCGCCGTATACATTCTTTTGGACCAGGCTCTGATCCATCACTTCCTGGACATGTGTGTGAATCTGAGAGTTCATCCCGAACAAGAAAAG CTTATGACAATTCGAACTATTACTGGAAATACATACTATGCAAGATCAGGCACTAAGATAGTTGGGAAGATCCATGAAAAGTTCATGTTGATTGATGGCATTAGAGTGGCAACTGGTTCTTATGG TTTTACCTGGACCGATGGCAAATTAAATAGCAGCAACTTGGTCGTTCTGTCAGGCCAAGTGGTTGAACATTTTGACTTAGAGTTCCGGATCCTTTATGCCCAATCAAAACCAATCAGTGCTAAGCTCCTCTCTGTCTGTAGGAACAGTGATAAGTTTGACCATCTGATCAACAGAAAGCCCTTGTCTAGGGAACTCACTTTGGGGAACCTCTTGAGAATGCGGCTAGCCAGACTCTCAAGTACTCCCAACAAAGTTGATGTGGACTCAGATGCGCCTGTGGAAGAGAAGATGGAAACTAACTTCTATGATCCAGAGACTTCTACCATTAGTGAGGAGGACTGCCTAAGTCAAGAGGCAGAATTAGAGTTCATAAAGGCAAGTGATGTTTCCACTCAAACAGAACCTTGGGAAAAGATGCTGATGATAAGCACATGTGATGAGGAAACCCAAACCCATGTTCCTACAGTGTGTAATGGAACCCAAACCGTGGTTGCTACCAGAGTGACTGGCTCACAAACAATGGTTTTGTCTAAATCTGTCACCACACAGACTGTAAGTGAACCTGTGGAACCAACCTTTTCTCAGGGGACTCACTTGAAAGATGTATCACCAGCATCTAAAATGTCCACTGCTCCATCTACATCTTCCAGTGTgaggtccttttcttctttgtcttctcaaGGCTCTGTGGCAAGTTCTGTTGGCTCCTATTCTTCCAACAGAGCTACTGAGTTTCTGAATCCTGGTTATCCTAAGCATTCTGGCAACCCCCAGAGAGATGTATGCTTGAGGGACTCTTTCAGAAACTTGAATAAAGAAAGAGCCTTTCACTTTGCCGGAGTCAGATCCCGGCTTAACCACATGCTGACCTTGCTGTCCAGGAGAACAGTTTTGGCTGAAAACTACCTGGGCTGTAATCCTGGGAGTTATACCAGAACACCACTTAGTGGAGTTGGCAACAGTTTACTTGCCATTCGGGATATTGCACTATACCATTCATACCGGTGA